The proteins below come from a single Aphanothece sacrum FPU1 genomic window:
- a CDS encoding IS607 family transposase, whose translation MFVPLRKAVEILGFHPNTLRKYADEGKIKSIKNEAGQRLYDVQSYINGVTRTSLVCYCRVSSTKQRDDLDRQVNFMYSFYPEAEIIKDIGSGLNFKRKGLKTILDRLLQGDKLTLVVAHRDRLCRFGFELIQYMVERNGGQIMVLDQTVHSPESELTADLLSILHIFSCRMHGLRKYSKKIKEDKNLPHNGAEENH comes from the coding sequence ATGTTTGTTCCATTACGAAAAGCTGTTGAAATTTTGGGTTTTCATCCCAATACATTAAGAAAATATGCCGACGAAGGAAAAATCAAAAGCATTAAAAATGAAGCTGGACAACGATTGTACGATGTCCAATCCTACATTAATGGTGTAACTAGAACTTCCCTTGTTTGCTATTGCCGAGTCAGTTCAACAAAGCAACGAGACGACCTTGACCGACAAGTTAACTTCATGTACTCATTCTATCCAGAAGCAGAAATCATCAAAGATATTGGAAGTGGGCTTAACTTCAAACGAAAAGGGCTTAAAACCATACTGGACAGATTATTGCAAGGAGATAAGCTCACACTTGTTGTTGCCCATAGAGACAGATTATGTCGATTCGGATTCGAGCTTATACAATACATGGTTGAGCGAAACGGTGGACAAATCATGGTTCTCGACCAAACTGTACACAGTCCCGAATCTGAGCTTACCGCCGATTTACTCTCAATACTTCACATCTTCTCTTGTCGAATGCACGGACTTAGAAAATACTCTAAGAAAATCAAAGAAGATAAGAATTTACCTCACAACGGAGCAGAAGAAAACCATTAA
- a CDS encoding DevA family ABC transporter ATP-binding protein: MEVLSISNLNHYFGKTSLKKQVLFDINISIYAGEIVILTGPSGSGKTTLLSLIGALRTVQEGSLRNLGEELKGANEDKLVQIRRRIGYIFQAHNLLPFLTARQNVQMSMELHDKINYREAQDKSEAILKEVGLEHRVNYYPDSLSGGQKQRVAIARALVSHPKMILADEPTAALDSQTGRDVVDIMQRLAKNNGCTILLVTHDNRILDVADRIIYMEDGKLTNRS; the protein is encoded by the coding sequence ATGGAAGTTCTCTCAATTAGTAATCTTAATCACTATTTCGGTAAAACTAGTTTGAAAAAACAAGTTTTATTTGATATAAATATCAGTATATATGCCGGAGAAATTGTTATTTTAACTGGGCCTTCTGGTTCAGGGAAAACTACTTTATTGTCATTAATTGGAGCATTACGAACAGTTCAAGAAGGGAGTTTAAGAAATTTAGGAGAAGAGTTAAAGGGAGCAAATGAAGACAAGTTAGTGCAAATTCGTCGTCGAATTGGTTATATTTTCCAAGCACATAATTTGTTACCTTTTCTCACCGCTAGACAAAATGTACAAATGTCAATGGAGTTACACGATAAGATTAATTATCGGGAAGCTCAAGATAAATCTGAAGCTATTCTTAAAGAAGTTGGGTTAGAACACCGTGTCAATTATTATCCTGATAGTCTCTCAGGGGGACAAAAACAACGAGTTGCGATCGCTCGTGCTTTAGTTAGTCATCCTAAGATGATTTTAGCAGATGAACCGACTGCTGCTTTAGATAGTCAAACGGGTCGAGATGTGGTTGATATCATGCAACGTTTAGCGAAAAATAATGGATGTACCATTTTGCTAGTCACTCATGACAATCGTATTTTAGATGTGGCTGATCGTATTATTTATATGGAAGATGGAAAATTAACTAATCGATCATAA
- a CDS encoding ABC exporter membrane fusion protein yields MKSPILAKPEQWTTTLMITIAAIGASSIATYTMLRYQSEAKTITPAVSPTEKAPPKVAALGYLEPKDEVIKISAPAFAEGARIERLLVKRGDLLKTGQIIAILDSHPRLEAALKQAQSQLISANARLAQVKAGAKIGDIQAQDAKFQQSQAELTGQIITQKATIASLVAQLQGEKGAQQATIERLKAELNNAQTDCNRYGLLYENGAVSEQERDNNCLLAKTTQETLREGQANLSRIEMTLHEKINEAQANLNRIVSTQKRQIEQASATLDAVEEVRPVDVEVAQADVITAQAAIQKAEADLNLSYVRSPKTGQILKIHTWPGELVKDQGIVDLGQTSQMYVTAEVYETDIGRVQIGQPATIKIDRSLGELQGIVDEIGLQIGTKNILGTDPVADVDARVVEVKIRLNPEDSRKVSELTNLQVKVLINTTKAIQK; encoded by the coding sequence ATGAAATCTCCAATCCTTGCTAAACCCGAACAGTGGACTACTACCCTTATGATTACTATCGCCGCCATAGGGGCAAGTTCAATCGCTACTTATACCATGCTACGATACCAATCTGAAGCAAAAACGATCACTCCTGCTGTCTCTCCCACGGAAAAAGCACCGCCCAAAGTGGCGGCTTTGGGGTATTTAGAGCCGAAAGACGAAGTGATTAAAATTTCTGCTCCAGCTTTTGCGGAAGGGGCCAGAATTGAGCGATTGCTGGTCAAACGCGGCGATCTCCTCAAAACCGGACAAATCATTGCCATTCTTGACAGTCATCCTCGGTTAGAGGCAGCTTTAAAACAGGCTCAATCCCAACTCATTAGTGCAAATGCTCGCTTAGCTCAAGTTAAAGCAGGTGCCAAAATTGGAGATATTCAAGCACAAGATGCCAAATTTCAACAATCTCAAGCAGAATTGACCGGACAAATCATCACACAAAAAGCCACTATTGCCAGTTTGGTGGCTCAGTTACAAGGAGAAAAAGGGGCGCAACAAGCCACAATTGAGCGGCTTAAAGCTGAGTTAAACAACGCTCAGACCGATTGTAACCGCTATGGTCTATTATATGAGAATGGGGCAGTGTCCGAGCAAGAACGGGATAATAATTGTTTACTGGCCAAAACAACCCAAGAAACTCTCAGGGAAGGACAAGCGAACTTAAGTCGCATTGAAATGACCTTACACGAAAAGATCAACGAAGCTCAAGCTAACCTCAATCGGATCGTTTCTACCCAAAAAAGACAGATTGAACAAGCTAGTGCTACTCTTGATGCGGTTGAGGAAGTACGTCCAGTCGATGTCGAAGTGGCTCAAGCTGATGTTATTACAGCCCAAGCCGCAATTCAAAAAGCTGAAGCGGATTTAAACTTATCTTATGTGCGATCGCCCAAAACGGGACAAATTTTAAAGATTCATACTTGGCCTGGGGAGTTAGTCAAAGATCAAGGCATTGTTGATCTTGGTCAAACAAGTCAAATGTATGTAACCGCAGAAGTTTATGAAACCGACATTGGTCGTGTTCAAATTGGACAACCAGCAACAATTAAAATTGATCGTTCCTTGGGTGAATTGCAAGGAATCGTAGATGAAATTGGGTTACAAATTGGGACAAAAAATATTTTGGGAACTGATCCGGTGGCTGATGTGGATGCGAGAGTTGTAGAAGTGAAAATACGCCTGAATCCTGAAGATAGTAGAAAAGTCTCAGAATTGACTAATTTACAAGTCAAAGTATTAATTAATACCACTAAAGCAATTCAAAAATGA
- a CDS encoding beta-ketoacyl synthase N-terminal-like domain-containing protein, which produces MTNTTTSIQKPKIVTPIAVVGMGCYYPGASELSMLWENILTRRCQFRQIPDQRLPLADYYDADRNAPDKTYGSRAAVLDGFEFDWVKRRVPKSALDSTDIVHWLALEVALKAIENAGYSRENVPTQKSGVILGNSLTGEHTRAQTMRLRWPFVKRSLQAAGAAKGLPNQVIEELSQTMEQFYKSVFATITEDTLAGGLSNTIGGRICNFFNFDGGGYTVDGACSSSLIAVTTAATALATGDLDLALAGGVDISLDTFELIGFAKTGALTAQDMTVYDRRASGFIPGEGCGFAVLKRLEDARADGDYVYAVLNGWGISSDGKGGITAPSKTGQAKALRRAYEKAGYSPQQLHFVEGHGTGTPVGDRTEIEGVALALSADGAIKPRSCGMTSFKSLVGHTKAAAGIGGFIKAVMAVNQRILPPTVNCQEPNALFDGVAQGLYPIVQGEVYPPTEIIYGGVSAMGFGGINSHVTLSSGDAPAPSLKSTLDERALLVSHQDTEVFVLTGASVSSLLERTQIIKQQAQGMSLAELVDLAAELSSQVNSQFPLRAAIVAGTPKELLERLGQLEQMLNDTPPAPQEIKVSQQRDIWISNQVKRDRVAFLFPGQGSQRLNMARTLVERYSWAREFLQQSDRWLEEMGFSPISDYIYRPLDRAVNAEQVQNWFQELTQIAPSAICFVSLLWNRYLERLGIKPVAVAGHSLGELVAFHIAGAYDEKALLGFAAMRGKLMRAKATQAGTMASLGCDYLTAQQLLSGIAGYVVVANINSPILFH; this is translated from the coding sequence ATGACAAACACAACTACGAGTATACAAAAGCCAAAAATAGTGACTCCAATTGCTGTTGTTGGTATGGGCTGCTATTATCCTGGAGCTAGTGAATTATCAATGCTTTGGGAAAATATATTAACTAGACGATGCCAATTTCGACAAATTCCAGACCAACGCTTGCCCTTGGCAGACTATTACGATGCTGATCGCAACGCACCCGATAAAACCTATGGCAGTCGGGCAGCCGTCCTTGACGGGTTTGAGTTTGATTGGGTCAAACGACGGGTTCCTAAATCCGCCCTTGACTCCACAGATATTGTTCATTGGTTAGCCTTAGAAGTTGCCTTAAAAGCCATAGAAAATGCAGGTTACAGCCGTGAAAATGTACCTACCCAAAAATCCGGGGTCATCTTAGGCAACTCCTTGACAGGGGAACATACCCGCGCTCAGACCATGCGTTTGCGTTGGCCTTTTGTCAAACGGTCTTTGCAGGCCGCAGGAGCAGCCAAAGGCTTACCTAATCAAGTGATCGAAGAATTGAGCCAAACAATGGAACAATTCTATAAATCTGTGTTTGCAACCATTACGGAAGACACTTTAGCAGGGGGACTTTCTAATACTATCGGTGGCAGAATTTGTAATTTCTTTAATTTTGATGGGGGAGGATACACAGTAGATGGTGCTTGTTCTTCTTCTCTAATCGCCGTCACAACAGCCGCGACAGCTTTAGCAACTGGGGACTTAGATCTGGCCTTGGCCGGTGGGGTTGATATTAGCTTAGACACTTTTGAACTGATTGGCTTTGCGAAAACTGGCGCCTTAACCGCCCAAGATATGACCGTTTATGACCGTCGTGCTAGCGGTTTTATCCCAGGAGAAGGCTGTGGTTTTGCTGTTCTCAAACGTCTTGAAGATGCACGCGCAGATGGAGACTACGTTTACGCCGTTCTTAATGGTTGGGGAATCTCATCTGATGGCAAAGGAGGTATCACCGCTCCCTCAAAAACTGGACAAGCTAAAGCCTTGCGTCGCGCTTATGAGAAAGCTGGATATAGTCCTCAACAACTTCATTTTGTAGAAGGACACGGTACAGGAACCCCCGTCGGCGATCGCACAGAAATCGAAGGAGTGGCATTAGCTCTCAGTGCCGATGGAGCCATTAAACCGCGCTCTTGTGGTATGACTTCTTTTAAATCCCTTGTGGGACATACCAAAGCCGCCGCAGGGATTGGTGGATTTATTAAAGCCGTCATGGCGGTCAATCAAAGAATTTTGCCCCCAACAGTCAACTGTCAAGAACCCAACGCCTTGTTTGATGGTGTAGCCCAGGGACTCTATCCGATTGTACAAGGAGAAGTTTATCCCCCCACAGAAATCATCTACGGGGGGGTTTCTGCAATGGGTTTTGGTGGGATTAATTCCCATGTGACTCTATCTTCGGGAGATGCTCCCGCACCGTCGTTAAAATCGACCCTAGACGAAAGAGCGTTATTGGTTTCTCATCAAGATACAGAAGTATTTGTGTTGACTGGGGCTTCAGTAAGTTCCTTATTGGAACGGACTCAGATCATAAAACAACAAGCTCAAGGCATGAGTTTAGCGGAATTAGTTGATTTAGCCGCAGAACTTTCGAGCCAAGTTAATTCTCAGTTTCCCTTACGAGCAGCCATAGTCGCAGGTACACCCAAAGAGTTATTAGAACGGTTGGGACAGTTAGAGCAAATGCTTAACGATACCCCTCCTGCTCCCCAGGAAATCAAAGTCAGTCAGCAACGGGATATTTGGATTTCTAATCAAGTCAAACGCGATCGCGTAGCCTTTTTGTTCCCAGGGCAAGGTTCACAACGGTTAAACATGGCTCGGACTTTAGTAGAGCGTTATTCTTGGGCCCGAGAATTTTTACAACAGAGCGATCGCTGGCTCGAAGAAATGGGATTTTCACCCATTAGTGACTATATTTACCGTCCACTAGATCGGGCAGTCAACGCCGAACAAGTCCAGAACTGGTTTCAAGAATTAACTCAAATAGCTCCCAGTGCCATTTGTTTTGTTTCCTTACTTTGGAACCGTTATCTTGAACGTTTGGGCATTAAACCGGTTGCTGTCGCTGGTCACAGTCTCGGAGAACTGGTTGCTTTCCATATTGCCGGTGCTTATGACGAAAAAGCATTACTAGGATTTGCCGCCATGAGAGGAAAATTAATGAGGGCAAAGGCAACTCAGGCCGGAACTATGGCTAGTTTAGGTTGTGATTATTTAACTGCTCAACAACTTTTATCGGGAATAGCTGGTTACGTTGTTGTAGCGAATATTAATAGTCCGATACTTTTTCACTAA
- a CDS encoding DNA cytosine methyltransferase: protein MNQKRPIAVDLFAGAGGMTLGFEQAGFDVLASVEIDPIHCIIHEYNFPFCTVICRSLENVSAREIRALSKIGNQTIDVVFGGPPCQGFSLIGKRCLEDERNALIKHFIRLVLELQPKYFVIENVPGMAIGKHQKFLEEIFDEFREIGYQVHPNYRILNAANYGVPQNRERLFLIGSQLGLPLPNYPQIITEFKNNKVNETNINILKTPTVLEAIQDLPEANNYPELNYQDWVITDYGEASNYGKKLRNLSKIDDDYSYKRDYDFKLLTGSLRTNHNQTSIYRFAKTPQGKIEPVSRFYKLHPDGLCNTLRAGTPSNRGAHTSPRPIHPFTPRCITVREAARLHSYPDWFRFHVTKWHGFRQIGNSVPPLLAKAVAEEIIKILDINPLKSNAIYYLENEQKYLSFNLSQASQYYGVDPKIFGTRIRKNSQEKQL from the coding sequence ATGAATCAAAAAAGACCGATTGCCGTTGATTTATTTGCTGGCGCAGGAGGAATGACATTAGGCTTTGAACAAGCAGGGTTTGATGTCTTAGCTTCAGTAGAAATTGATCCTATTCATTGTATAATTCATGAGTATAATTTCCCCTTTTGTACAGTAATTTGTCGGAGTTTAGAGAATGTATCAGCAAGAGAAATCAGGGCATTATCTAAAATAGGAAATCAGACAATTGATGTAGTATTTGGTGGCCCTCCCTGTCAAGGATTTTCTCTTATAGGTAAACGATGTTTAGAAGATGAGCGAAATGCTCTGATTAAGCATTTTATCCGCTTAGTTTTAGAATTACAACCCAAATATTTTGTTATAGAAAATGTGCCAGGAATGGCAATCGGAAAACACCAGAAGTTTTTAGAAGAAATTTTTGATGAGTTTAGAGAGATTGGTTATCAAGTTCATCCTAATTATCGTATTTTAAATGCAGCTAATTATGGCGTACCCCAAAATCGAGAAAGACTATTTTTAATAGGTAGTCAGTTAGGATTACCTTTACCTAATTATCCTCAAATTATCACAGAATTCAAAAATAATAAAGTCAATGAAACAAATATTAATATTCTCAAAACACCTACCGTTTTAGAAGCAATTCAAGACTTACCAGAGGCTAACAATTATCCTGAACTTAATTATCAAGATTGGGTAATAACTGATTATGGAGAAGCTAGTAATTATGGAAAAAAACTAAGAAATTTATCTAAGATTGATGATGACTATTCCTATAAAAGAGACTATGACTTTAAACTACTTACGGGTAGTCTTAGGACAAATCATAACCAGACATCAATTTACAGATTTGCTAAGACTCCTCAAGGAAAAATTGAGCCAGTGAGTCGCTTTTATAAGTTGCATCCTGATGGTTTATGTAATACTTTAAGAGCAGGTACACCGAGTAACCGAGGGGCCCATACTTCACCCCGTCCAATTCATCCTTTTACCCCTAGATGTATCACTGTAAGAGAAGCAGCTAGACTCCATTCTTATCCTGATTGGTTTAGATTTCATGTGACTAAATGGCATGGATTTCGTCAAATTGGTAATTCAGTTCCTCCTTTATTAGCAAAAGCTGTTGCTGAAGAAATCATTAAAATTCTTGATATTAATCCTCTTAAATCTAATGCTATTTATTATTTAGAAAATGAGCAAAAATATCTCAGTTTTAATCTGTCTCAAGCATCCCAATATTACGGAGTTGATCCTAAAATATTTGGCACAAGAATTCGTAAAAATAGTCAAGAAAAACAGTTATGA
- a CDS encoding RNA-guided endonuclease InsQ/TnpB family protein codes for MYSQYFTSSLVECTDLENTLRKSKKIRIYLTTEQKKTIKHWFGVSRFVFNKTVKYLQEPETKANWKAIKTGIINDLPEWAKEVPYQIKSIAIKDACTAVKNAKQKYIKTKEIQRVKFRSRKDKQQSCYIPKSAISDKGIYHTILGAIRYTEILPVKLGDSRLVARNGEYYLTVPYEVQRYESDNQGRIVALDPGVRSFLTLFSPNSFGWIGNRDIGKIQRLCYQLDNLISRSTKVNAKTRKRYRKACDRLRTRIRNLIDELHHKIARFLVDNYDVILLPTFEVSEMVLKNSRKIRTKSVRQMLSWSHYRFSEFLKHKAFETGKLVIDCCEAYTSKTVSWTGELIHNLGGRKVIKSKIDGQKMDRDLNGARGIFLRALVDTPSIKDSLIVHC; via the coding sequence ATTTACTCTCAATACTTCACATCTTCTCTTGTCGAATGCACGGACTTAGAAAATACTCTAAGAAAATCAAAGAAGATAAGAATTTACCTCACAACGGAGCAGAAGAAAACCATTAAACACTGGTTTGGGGTTTCTCGTTTTGTTTTCAATAAAACTGTTAAATATTTGCAGGAACCAGAAACAAAGGCTAACTGGAAAGCAATTAAAACAGGTATTATAAACGATCTTCCAGAATGGGCTAAAGAAGTTCCTTATCAAATAAAAAGTATTGCTATCAAAGATGCTTGTACTGCGGTTAAAAATGCAAAGCAAAAGTATATAAAAACAAAAGAAATTCAACGAGTTAAATTTCGTTCCCGCAAAGATAAACAACAATCTTGTTATATCCCTAAATCGGCTATTTCAGATAAAGGAATATACCATACAATATTAGGGGCAATTCGCTACACTGAAATATTGCCTGTTAAGCTTGGGGATAGTCGATTAGTAGCCAGGAATGGTGAATACTATTTAACTGTCCCCTATGAAGTGCAACGATACGAATCCGATAACCAAGGACGTATCGTTGCCTTAGATCCTGGTGTTAGAAGTTTTCTAACATTATTTTCTCCCAATAGTTTCGGTTGGATTGGTAATCGGGACATAGGAAAGATTCAACGTTTATGCTATCAATTAGATAATTTAATTTCCCGTTCTACCAAAGTTAATGCCAAAACCAGAAAACGTTATCGAAAAGCGTGTGATAGGTTAAGAACAAGAATCAGGAATTTGATTGATGAACTTCATCATAAAATTGCCCGTTTTTTGGTCGATAACTATGATGTTATTCTTTTGCCTACTTTTGAAGTATCAGAAATGGTTCTTAAAAATAGCAGAAAAATTCGCACAAAATCAGTTAGACAAATGCTTAGTTGGTCGCATTATCGATTTTCTGAATTTCTTAAGCATAAAGCTTTTGAAACAGGTAAATTGGTAATAGATTGTTGTGAAGCTTATACGTCTAAAACTGTTAGCTGGACTGGTGAATTAATACATAACTTGGGTGGTAGAAAAGTAATTAAATCTAAAATTGACGGGCAAAAAATGGACAGGGATCTAAATGGCGCACGGGGGATTTTCCTTCGTGCTTTGGTAGATACACCCTCAATCAAAGACTCTTTGATTGTGCATTGTTAA
- the xth gene encoding exodeoxyribonuclease III, translating into MKVASWNVNSIRTRQSQVIDWLKNNPVEVLCLQETKVIDQDFPRLPFEELGYHLYIFGQKAYNGVAIFSQQPMEDVTMGFTSIVGESLTQEFDEQKRVITGIFQGVRIVNLYVPNGSEVGSEKYHYKLRWFKVLKEYLKKILEESTQELCVCGDFNVALEDKDIYDSKRKENHIMASPLEREALRDILTIGLKDGFRKFNDEGGHFSWWDYRTGGFERNRGWRIDHHYLTDKLYEKAISCIIDIAPRKLIKPSDHTPVIVEF; encoded by the coding sequence ATGAAAGTTGCTAGTTGGAATGTTAACTCAATTCGTACTCGACAATCTCAGGTTATAGACTGGTTAAAAAATAATCCAGTTGAGGTACTTTGTTTACAAGAAACTAAAGTCATTGATCAAGATTTTCCTCGACTTCCTTTTGAAGAATTAGGTTATCATCTCTATATATTTGGACAAAAAGCTTACAATGGTGTAGCTATTTTTAGTCAACAACCAATGGAAGATGTAACAATGGGATTTACTTCTATTGTTGGAGAAAGTTTAACTCAAGAATTTGATGAGCAAAAACGGGTTATTACAGGTATTTTTCAAGGGGTAAGAATTGTTAATTTATATGTTCCTAATGGTTCAGAAGTAGGTAGCGAAAAATACCATTATAAATTACGATGGTTTAAAGTTCTTAAAGAATACTTGAAAAAAATATTAGAAGAATCTACTCAAGAATTATGTGTTTGTGGTGATTTTAATGTAGCCTTAGAAGATAAAGATATTTATGATTCTAAACGGAAAGAGAATCATATTATGGCATCCCCATTAGAAAGAGAAGCGTTAAGAGATATATTAACAATTGGCTTAAAAGATGGGTTTCGTAAATTTAACGATGAAGGAGGACATTTTAGCTGGTGGGATTATCGAACAGGGGGATTTGAACGTAACCGAGGTTGGCGTATTGATCATCATTATTTGACGGATAAATTGTACGAAAAAGCAATTAGTTGTATAATAGATATAGCACCAAGAAAATTAATAAAACCTAGTGATCATACTCCCGTTATTGTTGAATTTTAA
- the ctpA gene encoding carboxyl-terminal processing protease CtpA, whose product MRKSAFLVTILVCFSLVFNYFVWTPNAVAFTEQQKLVLQSWRLVNQSYLDDTFNHQNWWALRQDFLKRPLHDSKETYQAIDEMLATLDEPFTRLLRPEQYHNLQVTTAGSLSGVGLQININSETGNLEVVSPLAGSPAENAGIQPHDRILQIDGVDTITLTLDEAATKMRGPSGTKVSLTVQSHENNSKIRELEIVRQRIALSPVVANLDNQTNHIPIGYIRLNQFSANAAQDMTKAVNDLEKEGAKAYILDLRNNPGGLLQAGIEIARLWLDKGTVVYTVNRQGIQDSFVANGPALTEDPLVILVNQGTASASEILAGALQDNGRALLIGEKTFGKGLIQSLFELPDGAGLAITVAKYETPSHKDIHKLGIIPNEVVTQEPITYQEIGTEVDVQYQAAIKALIANTVLADASKIDDVEVVK is encoded by the coding sequence ATGAGAAAAAGTGCTTTTTTGGTGACTATTCTAGTTTGTTTTTCCCTTGTATTTAATTATTTTGTTTGGACTCCCAATGCAGTAGCATTTACTGAACAACAAAAACTTGTTTTACAGTCTTGGAGACTGGTTAATCAATCTTATTTAGATGATACTTTTAACCATCAAAATTGGTGGGCATTGCGGCAAGATTTCCTCAAACGTCCTTTACATGATAGCAAGGAAACTTACCAGGCTATTGATGAAATGTTAGCCACTCTTGATGAACCTTTTACCCGATTATTACGCCCTGAACAATATCATAATCTACAAGTAACAACCGCAGGTTCTTTATCGGGAGTTGGGTTACAAATTAATATTAATTCTGAGACGGGAAATTTGGAGGTTGTCTCTCCTTTGGCGGGATCTCCAGCCGAAAATGCTGGCATTCAACCCCATGATCGCATTCTTCAAATTGATGGAGTTGATACTATTACTCTAACTCTTGATGAAGCTGCGACTAAAATGCGTGGCCCCAGTGGAACTAAAGTGTCTTTAACTGTTCAATCTCACGAAAATAATAGCAAAATTCGTGAATTAGAAATTGTACGGCAACGAATTGCTTTAAGTCCTGTTGTTGCTAATTTAGATAATCAAACTAATCATATTCCTATTGGTTATATTCGCTTGAATCAATTTAGTGCTAATGCAGCCCAAGATATGACTAAAGCAGTGAATGATTTAGAAAAAGAAGGGGCTAAAGCTTATATTTTGGATCTGAGAAATAATCCTGGGGGACTGTTACAAGCAGGGATAGAAATTGCCCGTCTTTGGTTAGATAAAGGAACGGTAGTTTATACTGTTAATCGTCAAGGAATTCAAGATAGTTTTGTGGCTAATGGCCCTGCTTTAACTGAAGATCCTTTAGTTATTTTAGTGAATCAAGGAACAGCTAGTGCGAGTGAAATTTTAGCGGGTGCATTACAAGATAATGGACGGGCTTTATTAATAGGAGAAAAAACTTTTGGCAAGGGTTTAATTCAATCTTTATTTGAGTTACCTGATGGGGCAGGTTTAGCAATTACAGTAGCTAAATATGAGACTCCTAGTCATAAAGATATTCATAAATTAGGAATTATTCCTAATGAAGTGGTTACTCAAGAACCTATTACTTATCAGGAAATTGGCACTGAAGTTGATGTACAATATCAAGCTGCTATTAAGGCGTTAATAGCTAATACTGTATTAGCTGATGCTTCTAAAATAGATGATGTGGAGGTAGTGAAATAA
- the devC gene encoding ABC transporter permease DevC has product MMRKIPTAWLQLVHQKTRLIVALSGVVFAVVIIFMQLGIRDALFDSAVHLHKGLQGDVFLISPRSTSLIAMETFPERRLLQALSFDEVEFVNPIYLDFAQWKNPLTKNYWRNIFVIGVDLRYPNFDLPGILENLDKLKLPNVVLFDKNSRAEFGTIVKNFEQAGTVTTEVSNNAGDNRKIEVVGLFELGTSFGSDGNLFTSYLNFLRIFKTRDKGFIDIGLIKLKSSTDTPMFMEKLKNYLPQDIKILSKEELIKFEKNYWQSSTAIGFIFNLGVFLGILVGVVVVYQILYTAVSEHLSEYATLKAIGYRHRYLLSMTLKQSLLIAILGYLPGFVFSMVQYHFAKQSTLLPIEMTVNRAVWVLVLTIVMCFVSGATAVRKLQAADPADIF; this is encoded by the coding sequence ATGATGAGAAAAATTCCCACGGCTTGGTTACAGCTAGTCCACCAAAAAACTCGGTTAATTGTTGCTTTGTCCGGGGTTGTTTTTGCTGTGGTCATCATTTTTATGCAATTAGGTATTCGTGATGCTTTATTTGATAGTGCTGTTCATTTACACAAAGGGTTACAAGGAGACGTTTTTTTAATTAGTCCTCGTTCCACTTCTTTAATTGCGATGGAAACTTTCCCAGAACGTCGTCTTCTTCAAGCGTTATCTTTTGATGAAGTCGAGTTTGTCAATCCTATTTATTTAGATTTTGCTCAGTGGAAAAATCCCTTAACTAAAAACTATTGGCGCAATATATTTGTTATTGGAGTAGATCTCAGATATCCTAATTTTGATTTACCAGGAATTTTGGAAAATCTAGATAAATTAAAATTGCCTAATGTGGTTCTTTTTGATAAAAATTCTCGCGCTGAATTTGGTACTATTGTGAAGAATTTTGAGCAAGCAGGAACGGTAACAACTGAAGTAAGTAATAATGCTGGAGATAATCGTAAAATTGAGGTTGTGGGTTTATTTGAATTAGGAACGTCTTTTGGATCTGATGGTAATTTATTTACTAGCTATCTTAATTTTTTAAGAATTTTCAAAACTAGAGATAAAGGATTTATTGATATTGGTTTAATTAAATTAAAATCGTCTACCGATACCCCAATGTTTATGGAAAAACTCAAAAATTATCTTCCCCAAGATATTAAAATTTTATCCAAGGAAGAGTTAATTAAGTTTGAAAAAAACTATTGGCAGTCGAGTACAGCGATCGGGTTTATTTTCAACTTGGGAGTTTTCTTAGGAATTCTAGTGGGAGTAGTGGTTGTTTATCAGATTCTCTATACTGCGGTTTCTGAGCATTTATCAGAATATGCTACCCTTAAAGCAATCGGATATAGACATCGATATCTGTTATCTATGACCTTAAAACAATCTTTGCTAATCGCTATTTTAGGGTATTTGCCAGGATTTGTCTTTTCTATGGTTCAATATCATTTTGCTAAACAATCTACCTTGTTGCCCATTGAAATGACGGTTAACAGAGCCGTTTGGGTTTTAGTCTTAACTATAGTTATGTGTTTTGTTTCTGGTGCTACTGCTGTGAGAAAGCTACAAGCAGCCGATCCAGCCGATATCTTTTAA